One genomic region from Reichenbachiella ulvae encodes:
- a CDS encoding cellulase family glycosylhydrolase: MKDYTIDGRASAWKNVTRFQKSIFLGALILSCLTFANTAHAQYLKAEGKQILDPNGEPIILRGIGLGGWMLQEGYMLRTSGPQHEIEAKIEELIGPDKTEEFYTAWLANHCTKRDIDSMGAWGYNSIRLPMHYKLFTPPIEEEPVAGEITWNEKGFTMVDDLIDWVKANDMYLILDLHAAPGGQGENADISDYDRSKPSLWESKANQDKMIALWKELATRYKDEPAIGAYDIINEPNWGFQDHPNDLNGCAESSNSPLWQLQKDVTAAIREVDQNHIVIIEGNCWGNNYSGLPTLWDENLVISYHKYWNSNEQGSIQGMLDMRDSRNVPIWLGETGENSNGWFTDAIRLFEDNNMGWSWWPLKKMGGNNPLQIEVTEGYQDILDYWSGGAKPSEAEAYASLMEMTENLKVENNTYHPDVVDAMIRQPYSDETLPFKDNTISATEATTLYFVDYDLGKQGAAYYDAEYTNESGNAGGLAWNRGYSYRNDGVDIEACNDTPTNGFNIGWTEDGEWLVYSLNVEEEGAYDIKLRYVASTANSSIRVEIEGSDQTGLVALPKTTGWGETTLTDVALYAGTQKLKFYIEKGGINLNFMEFSKKKY, encoded by the coding sequence ATGAAAGACTATACTATTGACGGCAGAGCTTCTGCCTGGAAGAACGTTACTCGCTTCCAAAAGTCAATATTCCTTGGAGCTCTGATCCTAAGCTGCCTCACATTTGCAAATACTGCTCACGCACAATACCTCAAGGCAGAGGGCAAACAGATACTGGACCCCAATGGCGAGCCCATCATCCTCAGAGGAATAGGTCTGGGAGGCTGGATGCTACAAGAGGGCTATATGCTACGAACCAGCGGACCTCAGCACGAAATAGAAGCCAAGATAGAAGAACTGATCGGACCGGATAAAACAGAAGAGTTCTATACCGCATGGCTGGCCAACCACTGCACCAAAAGAGACATCGACTCCATGGGAGCCTGGGGCTACAATTCGATCAGGCTACCCATGCACTACAAGCTTTTCACTCCCCCTATAGAGGAAGAGCCTGTAGCGGGCGAAATCACCTGGAACGAAAAAGGATTCACCATGGTGGACGATCTAATCGACTGGGTCAAAGCCAATGACATGTATTTGATTCTGGATCTACATGCTGCACCCGGCGGACAGGGAGAAAATGCCGACATCAGTGACTATGATCGCAGCAAACCTTCTCTATGGGAAAGCAAAGCCAATCAAGACAAAATGATCGCCCTATGGAAGGAACTGGCCACTCGATACAAGGACGAGCCTGCCATCGGTGCCTACGACATCATCAACGAGCCCAACTGGGGATTTCAGGATCACCCTAATGACCTCAATGGATGCGCTGAAAGCAGCAACTCCCCACTATGGCAATTGCAAAAGGATGTGACTGCCGCCATCAGAGAGGTGGACCAAAACCACATCGTAATCATAGAAGGCAACTGCTGGGGCAACAACTACAGCGGACTCCCTACCCTATGGGACGAAAATCTGGTGATCAGCTATCACAAGTACTGGAACTCCAACGAGCAGGGTTCCATACAGGGCATGCTGGATATGAGAGACAGCAGAAATGTCCCAATCTGGCTAGGCGAAACCGGTGAAAACTCCAACGGCTGGTTCACAGATGCCATCCGACTGTTCGAAGACAACAACATGGGCTGGTCGTGGTGGCCGTTGAAAAAAATGGGCGGCAACAACCCACTTCAAATCGAAGTGACCGAGGGCTACCAGGACATACTCGACTATTGGTCGGGTGGAGCTAAACCGAGTGAAGCTGAGGCCTATGCCTCTTTGATGGAAATGACAGAAAACCTCAAGGTCGAGAACAACACCTACCATCCAGATGTAGTAGACGCCATGATCCGCCAACCCTACTCTGACGAAACGCTGCCTTTCAAAGACAATACCATCTCAGCTACGGAGGCCACTACCCTCTATTTTGTGGACTATGATCTGGGCAAACAAGGTGCCGCCTACTACGACGCGGAGTACACCAACGAATCAGGCAATGCAGGTGGGCTGGCATGGAATCGAGGCTACTCCTATAGAAATGACGGGGTAGACATCGAAGCATGTAACGACACCCCTACCAACGGCTTCAACATCGGATGGACAGAAGATGGCGAATGGCTGGTCTATAGTCTGAATGTGGAAGAAGAAGGTGCCTACGATATCAAACTGAGATATGTAGCCAGCACGGCTAACTCCAGCATCAGGGTAGAAATCGAAGGCAGCGATCAAACAGGCCTTGTCGCCTTACCCAAAACCACAGGATGGGGAGAAACTACCCTCACCGATGTGGCGCTATACGCTGGCACCCAAAAGCTCAAATTCTACATAGAAAAAGGCGGCATCAATCTGAACTTCATGGAGTTCTCTAAAAAAAAATACTAA
- a CDS encoding helix-turn-helix and ligand-binding sensor domain-containing protein, with the protein MISSVIKTSTILFVLGALGLIFSNSVRSQNLDWQIKGKPRVIHYSKEDYNSDSQFWCMAQDDEGVLYFGNNDGVAIYDGEVWTLVKVPNGSTVRGLKYASDGYVYVGGYDELGRLSRNEYGKYEYESLLHLLRTEDQTFNDVWQIEESNGFVIFRSFKRLIAIKNKQAVTIPAEGRFDYLGIIEKQLFAVDGWGIKRLSLSSMEFDNLIPASGYNQEEVSALLPGTAPNKLMVFTREGNSYQADKLQGSITFQHSFFADGSSDQIFCAIASDTGSYFLGTINSMLMELRYQEDGQMEIHKYENLQDQTILNLYQTKDGNVWTLLNTGLDCVELSSPISKIFDDAAVYDATFYQGQFYLATNQGVYAANHSLEDPTLVHSDFKLVDRLEAQAWSMRIIEDQLLISHDKGVLVKNAKGIYHVEGTNGVWKVVPANGVQDMYLACSYDGIYVLKYQDGKFFFQNKLQGFDVSGRDILAGPDPYTYWVCHGYQGVYKIKTDAGHKRTLTLEKYTDQNGLPSPYSNNVFVWEEDTVFTTVSGVYTYQEDQNQFVPHPFLTQTLGDDVLIRKIQQHGDRTWFVKEEQLGYFYTRADDPELNMDLFLSLEGTFMKSMEYVQPLGSDQLLVGTNDGMFSFNLSMDEAYSPDSRTLISEIKYKDEQDSLIYCVLPTETQELTTLPNNTSSLQLSFITPTYSSQKDVQYRYKLEENDKTWSDWSTVPHKEYSYLKSGRYTFRVQSRTSVGQMADEAQFEFEILPLWYQTDWAKIVFASVAVLVIFLIRVLVRRKLIKTQEEAKKMQAALELEIENIKLEKEKALIEKDKKMLEEDVIFKSKELANYTILLLKKRELLTEMAAELKELKSKIKVAANREIVRSMTRRINLNLQDEEHLSVFDANFERVHQDFFRELKANYPNLSQKELRLCGFVRMNLTNKEIAAILNISVRGVETARYRLRKNLSLEKEVNMVEFLEKLSGSSEDQDLDQENEEYFNEE; encoded by the coding sequence ATGATCAGCAGCGTGATTAAAACCTCTACTATATTATTCGTGCTTGGTGCACTTGGACTTATATTTTCTAATTCTGTCCGATCTCAAAATCTGGATTGGCAAATCAAAGGCAAGCCCAGAGTCATTCATTACTCCAAAGAAGATTACAATTCGGACTCGCAGTTTTGGTGCATGGCCCAGGATGATGAGGGCGTGCTCTATTTTGGTAATAATGATGGAGTGGCCATATATGATGGGGAGGTATGGACGCTGGTCAAGGTACCCAATGGCTCTACGGTTCGTGGATTGAAATATGCCTCCGATGGCTATGTCTATGTAGGGGGCTATGATGAACTGGGCCGTCTCAGTCGCAACGAATATGGCAAATATGAGTACGAGTCGCTGTTGCATCTGTTGCGGACAGAGGATCAGACTTTCAATGATGTATGGCAAATTGAAGAAAGCAATGGCTTTGTGATCTTTCGCAGTTTCAAACGGCTGATTGCCATCAAGAACAAGCAAGCCGTGACTATTCCTGCCGAAGGTCGCTTTGACTATTTGGGGATCATCGAGAAGCAGCTGTTTGCCGTAGATGGTTGGGGGATCAAAAGATTGTCTTTGAGCAGCATGGAGTTTGACAATTTGATTCCAGCCTCTGGTTATAATCAAGAGGAGGTGAGTGCGCTGCTGCCGGGAACAGCTCCTAATAAGCTGATGGTATTTACCCGAGAGGGCAATTCCTATCAGGCGGACAAATTGCAGGGCAGTATCACTTTTCAGCATAGTTTTTTTGCAGATGGTTCTAGTGATCAAATTTTTTGTGCGATTGCTTCCGATACTGGCAGTTACTTTTTAGGAACCATCAATAGCATGTTGATGGAGTTGCGCTATCAAGAAGATGGGCAGATGGAAATTCACAAATATGAAAACCTGCAAGATCAAACCATCTTGAATTTGTATCAAACCAAAGACGGCAATGTCTGGACCTTGCTCAATACCGGGTTGGACTGTGTAGAGCTCTCATCGCCTATATCTAAGATCTTTGATGATGCAGCAGTCTATGATGCTACTTTTTATCAAGGCCAGTTTTATCTGGCAACCAATCAGGGAGTGTATGCAGCGAACCATTCTCTGGAGGATCCTACCCTGGTTCATAGCGATTTTAAGCTCGTGGATAGATTGGAGGCGCAAGCCTGGTCGATGAGGATCATAGAAGACCAGCTATTGATCAGTCATGACAAGGGAGTGCTGGTAAAAAATGCAAAGGGTATCTATCATGTCGAGGGAACGAATGGAGTTTGGAAAGTAGTGCCTGCCAATGGTGTGCAGGATATGTACCTGGCCTGTTCCTACGACGGGATTTATGTTCTCAAATATCAGGATGGAAAATTTTTCTTTCAGAACAAACTACAGGGATTCGATGTTTCGGGCAGGGATATATTGGCTGGACCTGATCCCTATACTTACTGGGTTTGTCACGGTTATCAGGGCGTTTACAAGATCAAAACAGATGCGGGACATAAGCGTACCCTGACGCTCGAAAAATATACCGATCAAAATGGGCTTCCTTCGCCTTATAGCAACAACGTCTTTGTTTGGGAGGAGGACACTGTTTTTACTACGGTTTCTGGTGTCTATACCTATCAGGAGGACCAAAATCAGTTTGTACCTCACCCGTTCTTGACTCAGACCTTGGGAGACGATGTTTTGATTCGAAAGATTCAGCAGCATGGTGACAGAACCTGGTTCGTGAAGGAGGAACAATTGGGCTACTTCTACACCAGAGCTGATGATCCAGAGCTGAATATGGACTTGTTTCTCTCGCTGGAAGGAACCTTTATGAAAAGTATGGAATATGTGCAGCCCTTAGGCAGCGACCAATTGCTGGTAGGGACCAATGATGGCATGTTTTCGTTTAATCTATCCATGGATGAGGCCTATTCTCCTGATTCGAGAACCCTGATATCCGAAATCAAATACAAAGACGAACAGGACAGTCTGATATACTGTGTGTTGCCTACCGAGACGCAGGAACTGACTACTTTGCCCAATAACACCAGTTCCTTGCAGCTGTCCTTCATTACACCCACTTATAGTTCGCAAAAGGATGTACAGTATAGGTATAAGTTAGAGGAAAATGATAAAACCTGGAGTGATTGGTCCACGGTACCACACAAGGAGTATAGCTACTTGAAATCTGGGCGCTACACCTTTAGGGTGCAGTCTCGAACTTCTGTGGGTCAGATGGCAGACGAGGCACAGTTTGAGTTCGAAATATTGCCACTGTGGTACCAGACGGATTGGGCGAAGATTGTTTTTGCCAGCGTGGCGGTACTTGTCATATTCTTGATACGCGTTTTGGTCAGACGAAAGCTTATCAAAACTCAAGAGGAGGCGAAGAAAATGCAGGCTGCCCTGGAGCTGGAAATAGAAAATATCAAACTGGAAAAGGAAAAGGCGCTTATCGAAAAGGATAAGAAAATGCTCGAGGAGGATGTGATATTCAAGAGCAAGGAGCTTGCCAATTATACCATTCTGCTACTGAAGAAAAGGGAGCTGCTAACCGAAATGGCTGCTGAACTAAAAGAACTAAAATCGAAGATCAAAGTAGCAGCCAATCGAGAAATCGTGAGGTCGATGACCCGTAGAATCAACCTGAACTTACAGGATGAAGAACACTTGAGCGTTTTCGATGCGAATTTCGAGCGGGTACATCAGGATTTCTTCCGAGAGCTGAAGGCCAATTATCCAAATCTGAGTCAGAAAGAGTTGAGGCTTTGTGGCTTTGTTCGCATGAATTTGACCAACAAGGAGATTGCTGCCATATTGAATATTTCGGTGAGGGGAGTAGAGACTGCAAGGTATCGATTGAGGAAGAATCTGAGCCTGGAGAAGGAAGTCAATATGGTCGAGTTTTTAGAGAAGCTATCGGGCTCTTCAGAGGACCAGGACCTGGATCAGGAAAACGAAGAGTATTTCAATGAAGAATAG